One window from the genome of Deltaproteobacteria bacterium encodes:
- a CDS encoding ACT domain-containing protein: MSDWVAVSIIGRDRPGIVASVSKVLFQNRCNIEDLSQTAIRGQFAMILIASTAKKEVLSGLKQDFENLARDLALDINLRPIRPEEMKAFEAGETEPFVITVRGEDRPGLVYGIAEILAERSINITNLDARVALIGGKQEYIQLFEVDIPKKLDYRLIQEKLRQRGQEMGISVDLQHKEIFRAINQI; the protein is encoded by the coding sequence ATGAGTGACTGGGTTGCTGTTTCCATAATCGGGCGTGACCGGCCAGGAATCGTAGCCAGCGTATCCAAGGTTCTCTTCCAGAATCGCTGCAACATTGAAGACCTTTCTCAGACAGCCATTCGCGGGCAGTTTGCCATGATCCTTATTGCCTCCACCGCCAAAAAAGAGGTACTCTCTGGCCTGAAGCAGGATTTTGAAAATTTGGCCAGGGACTTGGCCTTGGACATCAACTTAAGGCCAATCCGGCCGGAAGAAATGAAAGCTTTCGAGGCCGGTGAGACCGAGCCTTTCGTCATAACCGTCCGGGGGGAAGATCGCCCTGGCCTGGTTTACGGGATCGCCGAGATTCTTGCGGAACGGTCCATCAATATTACCAACCTGGACGCCCGGGTGGCCCTTATCGGTGGCAAGCAGGAATATATCCAGCTCTTCGAAGTCGATATTCCCAAGAAGCTGGATTACCGCCTCATCCAGGAAAAATTGCGGCAGCGGGGCCAGGAGATGGGAATTTCCGTGGATTTACAGCATAAGGAAATTTTTCGGGCAATTAATCAAATATAG